A window from Lampris incognitus isolate fLamInc1 chromosome 5, fLamInc1.hap2, whole genome shotgun sequence encodes these proteins:
- the sh3gl2a gene encoding SH3 domain containing GRB2 like 2a, endophilin A1 → MSVAGLKKQFHKATQRVSEKVGGAEGTKLDGDFTDMEKKVDTTARAVMDIMTKTNEYLQPNPASRAKLSMMNSMSRIRGQEKGPGYTQAETTLGESMQRFGRELGEDSNFGLALIDAGEAMRELGEVKDALDMEVKQNFIDPLQNLHDKDLKEIQHHLKKMQGRRLDFDYKKKRQGKVTDDEIKQALEKFDDSKEIAEQSMFNLLESDQIEQVSQLSALVQAQVEYHTRAAEILTQLSSKIDERIRDASIKPRKEYIPKPRTSMDFSISENHNGGIHSGAARSPAPMDQPCCRALYDFDPENEGELGFKEGDIVTLTNKIDDNWYEGMLHGNSGFFPVNYVDILVPLPH, encoded by the exons agggTGAGTGAAAAGGTTGGAGGGGCTGAAGGAACGAAGCTTGATGGAGACTTTACTGACATGGAAAAG AAGGTGGACACCACCGCCAGGGCAGTGATGGATATCATGACTAAGACTAATGAGTATCTACAACCCAACCCAG CTTCCAGAGCCAAGTTGAGCATGATGAACTCCATGTCGAGGATCCGAGGCCAGGAGAAGGGACCGGGCTACACACAGGCTGAGACCACCCTGGGAGAGTCCATGCAGCGGTTTGGCCGAGAGCTTGGAGAGGATTCTAACTTTG GTCTTGCACTGATTGATGCTGGGGAGGCCATGCGTGAGCTTGGGGAGGTGAAGGATGCCCTGGATATGGAAGTGAAGCAGAACTTCATTGATCCACTGCAGAACCTCCATGACAAAGATCTCAAGGAGATCCAA CATCACCTGAAGAAAATGCAGGGTCGTCGTCTGGACTTTGACTACAAGAAGAAGCGTCAGGGCAAAGTGACAGATGATGAGATCAAGCAAGCGCTGGAGAAATTTGACGACTCCAAGGAGATTGCTGAACAGAGCATGTTCAATTTATTGGAGAGCGAT CAAATTGAACAGGTGAGCCAGCTCTCCGCACTGGTCCAGGCCCAGGTGGAATACCACACCAGGGCTGCTGAAATCCTCACACAGCTCTCCAGCAAGATTGACGAACG GATAAGGGATGCATCTATCAAACCTAGGAAAGAGTATATTCCTAAACCACGTACTTCCATGGACTTTTCCATCAGTGAGAACCACAATGGAGGCATCCACAGTGGCGCTGCTAGGTCCCCAG CCCCCATGGACCAGCCATGCTGCCGCGCACTCTATGACTTCGACCCTGAGAATGAAGGCGAGCTAGGCTTCAAGGAGGGCGACATCGTCACCCTGACCAATAAGATCGATGACAACTGGTATGAGGGGATGCTGCATGGCAACTCGGGCTTCTTCCCCGTCAACTACGTGGATATCCTGGTGCCGTTGCCTCACTAG